One Oncorhynchus mykiss isolate Arlee chromosome 25, USDA_OmykA_1.1, whole genome shotgun sequence genomic window, ATCTTAGCTGGGGGACAGATACTTAGAAAACCTTTGCCGCGCAGAAAGGCTGGATCCTCCTCATGGGAGCGGAGTAATGATGTTAGCTGAGGCAGGCATCTGCGGGAACAGAAGAGTTGCGGACGGCGGGCCTTTACTAGGTCTGGGGTTTTCAGCCAGCGTGTATGTCAGGGGGAGGGGAGTGGCGGGTTCTCGACAGGGCCCATTTTTTAAGAGATATCCCTGGCCGGACAGATTATTGAAGGCGATTTAGGCTGCAGTGGGATTAGAGCCCATTCAGAGGAGGCATGCCAATAAAGAGTTAGATATGCTGCTAACCCAGGGCTGCTGCTGCGGATGCTGTTAGCCAGGTGAGCGGCGGCTGCTTGTTATCAGCGCCATGgtgtacagggaggaggaggaggaggagggctggtTTAACATGATCTCCTAAGTGGAGATGCTGCTACTGTTGGTCTGCTCTCTGTTTGGGTgtccatttcttatgtttctctctctccctcccgacTCCTTCCCCCCTATTTATCCTTTTCCCAGATTAAGGAAGCTGCTGATATCATTCAGAAGTTGCATCTCATAGCACAGGAGCTGCCGTTTGACAGGTGAGTCGTCCTGGAGGCAGCTTTACACGAGCTCTGTGGTACAACGTAAACAGTATCGGTGCTGCTACTCTGTGCCTCCAGCCCAACCAGACTAgttttgtaaatgttatgttgcATTAACTAGTGTTTCTGAGTGAGAGAATACATTTCACTTCAAGTCAGAGGGACTACAAATGTCACACATGCAAGATTACATTGACATCATTTTGGGTTTGAGTCTTTTTAATCTCCGATATCCTCTTTGGTGAATGCCTCTATTCTTGTCCTCTTACAGGTTTGCAGATGTCAAGGCCAAGATTGCAAGTGAGTGGTTGCACTCAAAATGACCTTTGTTGCTGATTGATCAACAAATGATTGCACAGCCATGCTAAGAAAGGCAACTCAATCTGAATGTGTCTCTCTAGGTAAATACCACGACCTGGAGCGCCAGCTGGTCCAGGAGTTCACGGCGGCCCAGCGTAGGGGCGAGATTGGCCGCATGCGGGAGGTTGCCGCAGTCCTCTTACATTTCAAGGTGACCCACAAACACTGGACTGTTTTGATATGTCTCCATATTAAAGAAAGATTAGTGTTATTGTTTGAGCGGTGtatgtgtagtagtagtgcatATTGTAACTTACAAATATGCACTTGTATCTCATTTAGCGTCTATGCAACCATGCATCCAGTTTGTTCTTTGGAGATGTTGGATTGTGGTAGTGATGCAGGTGTGATTGTGACATGTCTTTGTTTCCTGCAGGGCTATGCACACTGTGTAGATGTTTATATCAAGCAGTGTCAGGAGGTGAGTGTGCAGTGTTCAGTTGAACATGAACCTTTTCATAACAGTTTAGTATAGAGTACCTGTGCGCTTCTGTTGTAGTCTCACCACAAGTTGTAGTCCTGAGGTCTGTAATTAactctgtgtgtgttcagggagcGTACATGCGTAGTGATGTGTTTGAAGACACGGCCCTCCTCTGCCAGCGAGTCAACAAGCAGGTGGGCGAGGTCTTCCAGAACCCCGAGACCGTCATGGCCAAACTCATCCAGAACATCTTTGAGAACAAACTACAGGTATAGTGAACAATATCTGCCACTAGATTTCAGACAATACCTTCTCTGACCCAGTTTTGTTGGACTGACTGAGCAGATTTGTGTTTCCAGGCTCACGTGAAAGAGAAGCTGGACGAGACCCGCCGCTCTGACATAGAACAATACCTCAAAAACCTCTACGACCTCTACACCAGGTAATGTCTGTTCACCTTTGAACTCTCactcttaaaggtccaatgcaggcttattttttttaaatctcgaTACCAAATTTCTAGCTAACAAtatgtaccttactgtgattgcttTAAATTAAAGCATTTTctcaatcaataattttgctaggtctgtctgggagtggactgagtggggaggggaaaactgaaaactagctgatattggcagagaggtttggaactcttaattggtctattaacttatttaccacctggtgatgtcaacaggcaaaactccatcccaccacaacaggTTGACATTTCAGTcaatcttttcaaacagctcttactaaaagggaattataattttcacagtatttttgcaacctcatagtgtggaaatatatgtaAAATACAGGAGATCAagttttttgactgcactgggcctttaataccTCATACCCTCCAGTCTGACCATTGGTAATCTTGGCAACCCTGTGTCTCCAGGACGACAGCCTTGGCTGCCAAGCTAACAGAGTTCAACCTGGGCTCAGACAAACACACGTTCCTGTCCAAGCTCATCAAGAACATCTTCTCCACCTATCTGGAGAGCTACATTGAAATGGAGAAAGATTACCTCCGCACACGCAGCGCCATGATCCTGCAACGCTACTACGACTCCAAGAACCACCAGAAACGCCCACTGGGTGGGGGCAGGTAGGAAGTGACTGATCACCTCTACCCTAGAGCCCCTAtgaccctcccctctctcctcagtcttctCCCTTTACCCTGAACTTCCTTCTCCGCCTTGGTGTCAGACCGGAGTTGTATTAAATAGTTAAATGGCTTTAGATAGTACATCCCTCATCTCTCCACTCCTCATATCAAGGTCCTGTCTTTGAGTTCGGACTCCTCCCTTTTCCTTAATGGTGTAATGGTGAGGGAGTTCTGTTAATGACCCGGGTATGGTGAAGCCGGTTAGTGTTGAATGCATTCGTTTTAGAACCGGGCTGCCTCCCGGGTGTGAGCCAGGTGCCCTGTTTTGGCCGACGACATAGTCTGCTCAAAACAAAAGTGGCGTAGTTTAGGCACTTGGAGTAGtgagtaggattctgtgttttcacGTGCAAACATGATTGCTTTTGATGAAAAGGCTTTATCTGCCTTTTTTGAAAATTGAAGCATTTTATGGAGAAATAAGAAAGTGGTGTTTTTCTGAATGATGCACCATGCTGCTTTGTTGACGACATGACAGAGGTGCAGATTTCGATTTGATAAGGGCACTCCTCCGTTCACGTCACAGGCCATAGCCCGGTGCACTTaatcaaaccccccccccccttcagtaTCCAGGAGCTGAAGGAGCGGATCAGACAGCGCACCAACCTGCCATTGGGGCCCAGCATCGACACCCACGGGGAGACCTTCCTGTCCCAGGAGGTGGTGGTCAACCTGCTGCAGGAGACACGCCACGCCTTCGAGAGGTGCAACAGGGTGAGGCTGCTACGCTGCCCCCTACAGGAGAGACAATAACACTGACTGCAGTGATGTCAGTCTGTACTGAATTATCATAAAAGGATCCTTTGTCACAGTGatcatacagttgaaatcggaagtttacatacacttaggttggagtcattaaaacttgtttttcaaccactccatacatttcttgataacaaattgtagttttggcaaatcgtttaggacatctactttgtgtatgacacaagtcatttttacaattgtttacagacagattatttcacttataattcactgtatcacaattccagtggatcataaatttacatgcactaagttgactgtgcctttaaacagcttggaaaattccaggaaattatgtcatggctttagaagcttctgataggctaattcatctgtacaaacaatagtatgcaagtataaacaccatgggaccacgccgccgtcataccgctcaggaaggagacgcattctgtctcctagagatgaacgtactttggtgcgaaaagtgaaaatcaatcccagaacaacagcaaaggacttagtgaagatgctggaggaaacgggtacaaaggtatctatatccacagtaaaacgagtcctgtattgacataacctgaaaggccgctcagcaaggaagaatacactgctccaaaaccgccataaaaaagccggacaacggtttgcaactgcacatggggacaaagatcatactttttggagaaaaaatcctctggtctgaagaaacaaaaatagaactgtttggccataatgaccatcattatgtttggaggaaaagggggatgcttgcaagacgaagaacacccatcccaaccgtgaagcacgggggtggcagcatcatgttgtgggggtgctttgctgcaggagggactggtacacttcacaaaatagatggcttcatgaggaaggaaagttatgtggatatattgaagcaacgtctaaagacatcagtcaggaagtcgcAAATGAGTcgtccaaatggacattgactccaagcatacttccaaagttgtggatggcttaaggacaaccaatTCAAGGTataggagtggccatcacaaagccctgacctcaatcctatagaaactttggtggcagaactgaaaaagcgtgtgtgagcaaggagttctacaaacctgactcagttacaccagctctgtcaggaggaacgggccaaaattcacccaacttattgtgggaagcttgtggaaggctacctgaaacgtttgacccaagtcaaacaatttaaaggcaatgctaccaaatactaattgagtgtatgtaaacttctgacacactgggaatgtgatgaaagaaataaaaagctgaaataaatcattctctctactattatttggacatttcacattcttaaaataaagtgatgatcctaactgccctaaaaccagggaatttttactaggattaaatgtcaggaattgtgaaactgagtttaaatatatttgactACGGTGTATGTAAATGAGGCCTTTGCAGTAGATCCCTGTAGAGTGCTGCGAGGAAATcaggtcctgtctctgtgtgttgtgaaCCAGCTCTCAGATCCCTCGGACCTGCCCAAGAACGCCTTCTCCATCTTCCTGCTGCTGGTGGAGCACCTGTGTGTGGACCACATTGACTACGCACTGGAGATCGGCCTTTCCGGTACACAACTCTCACTAACTGTCACTAACACAGTAAAGGTCGAAAAAACTTTTAGAAACATTGAGTAAATCCTTTTTACGTGTGGGTGTGAAATGAATCTTCTCTTGTGCCTTTTTAAATGGAAAGTGTTTgtttctctcgcctctctctacAGCCATTCCATCAGCTGATGCCAAGAATGCCAACCTTTACTTCCTGGATGTAGTTCAGCAGGCCAACACCATCTTCCACCTGTTTGATAAACAGTTCAATGACCACCTCATGCCTCTTATCAGGTTAGCATAGGGCGTGTCCTGTCAATCACACCTATCCCCCCTGTCCCATACTGCAGTCtattgctagcacagactggattaTTTTCCGAGATGTCTCCGATGgcgttgaggagtacaccacatcagtcattggcttcatcaataagtgcatcgacgacatcgtccccacagtgaccgtacgtacataccccaaccagaagccatggagtACAGGCAACATCCGCTGTGGTggaattattgttattattgtaattattgtaaaacaatcaaactttattatttaattactgcagtaatggagctggtcggtaatcacccctggaggtgatcactgagaacccAATGAGCGGATTtgagccacagcattttatagcaaaGTCCATCCTCCTGGATGTTGATGACAAAaaacagatgtatggaatgggtcacaaggttaagatttgtatgaaagatgcTGTCCGCTGTTAATTATAAGTATCTAATTatgtagagaccagggtctggctCTGGAGTCGTCTCTCCCTGGTAccttatagaacagaaacattaactcatgttcTGGAATGCGGTATCCCCAAGGACATCGTATATCTCCTGAcagtgttatctcccagaggcccactTTCAGTTCACACCGACACAATAGAGTTATAAGAACCCTCTATTTTGTTGCATAAAAACAACCGtttgatgcaataaaagtattaACAATCTTGCAATTTTGCTCTCATagtgcactgagctaaaggttagagctgtcgctttcaaggagcgggactctaacctggaagcttataagaaatcccgctatgccctctgacgaaccatcaaacaggcaacgcGTAAATACAGTACTACACCCGCTCTGACGCTGGTCGGAATTGGCAGGGTTGGCAAACCACAGTCtccaaagggaagcacagccgagagctgcccagtgacactgGCTAGTTTAGCTTGTCTAATAGGCTAATATATGTAAagtctttaaacaggtcaacattcacaaggccgcagggcttaccaggacatgtactgcgaacatgcgctgaccaactggcaagtgtcttcactgacacttTCCACTTCTCCCtatccgagtctgtaataccaacgtgttttaagcagaccaccataatgcctgtgcccaagaacgctaaggtaacctgcctaaatgactaccgacccgtagcactcatgtcatgaagtgctttgaaaggctggtcatggctcacatcaacaccattatcccagaaaccctagatccactccaatttgcataccaccccaaccccaggcaatctctattgcactccacactgccctttcccacctggacaaaaggaacacctatgtgagaatgctattcattgactacagctcagcgttcaacaccatagagccctcaaagctcatcaataagctaaggaccctgggaataaacaccgccctctgcaactggatcctgggttTCCTGACAGtccatccccaggtggtaagggtaggtaacaacacatctgccacgctgatcctcaacacaggggcccctcagggatgcgtgctcagtcccctcctgtactccctgttcactcatgactacacGGCCAAGCACCATCCCAGCACATTCATTAAGTTTTCCGATGACAACTGTgggaggcctgatcaccgacaacaatgagacagcctatagggaggaggtcagagacctggcagtgtggtgccaggacaacaacctctccctcaacgtgatcaagacaaaggagatgattgtggactacaggaaaagagagcacgcccccattctcatcaacggggctgtccaagcacaccaaggcagatatgaagagggtacgacaaaacctattccccctcaggagactgaaaaagatttggcatgggtcctcagatcctcaaaaggttctacagctgcaccatcgagaacatcctgactggttgcgtcacggcctggtatggcaattgcttggcctccgaccgctaggcactatagagggtagtgcgaacggcccagtacatcactggggacaaacttcctgccatccaagacctctatatcaagtggtgtgaaaggaaggccctaaaaattgtcaaagactccagccacccccctgtatatagtctcgctattgttattttactgctgctctttaagtacttgttacttttatttcttattcttatccatattttttttaactgcattgttggttaggggctcataagtaagcatttcactgtaaggtctacctgttgtatttagcatttcactgtaaggtacctgttgtattcagctcgggacaaataagatttgatttgtaCTGTACACTATTACTGCCTCTTACGGTTTGATAGCCtcccgttgttgttgttgttgttgttattattattattattattattattattattgttattcacTAACAGGTAGCGACTCTGTAGCAAGCTTCATGTTTTCCAGATAGTAGTTCTGTGCTACTTTGTATTACCGTTGACCTTTTATGGACCTTCTCTCTCCACCAGCTCTTCTCCCAAACTGACAGAGTGCCTGCACAAGAAGAAGGAGGTGATTGAACAGATGGAGGTGAAACTGGACACCGGCATAGACAGGTCAGTAAACCACTGTTTTTTTTATGTTATCAACAACATCATGGGAAATTAGTGAATGTATTATATTagtgtgtgaggggtggttgtcaTGGTGTTGTCCTCTCTGCAGAACGCTGAACTGCATGGTGGGACAGATGAAGCACATCCTGGCTACGGAACAGAAGAAGACGGACTTCAGGCCTGAAGACGAGAACAACGTTATGATCCAGTGCACCGCAGTAAGGAGTGAACTGCACCCAGCCTCCACCCCTTGTCTCAATGCAAAGAGAAACTGTAGTCTGATGAgttttaaaaagtaaaaaacaaaTCAGTGCCATTTCACTCGACCTGTGACTCCCAACCAGACGGTCTGATGTCCCCTTCCTGCCTGTGCTCCCCAGGCCTGCTccaaggtgtgtgtgtacgtaagTCGGCAGGTGGAGCGTGTGCGGAAGTCCATGGACGGTAAGAACGTGGACACAGTGCTGACGGAGCTGGGCGTGCGTTTCCACCGCCTCATCCACGAGCATCTGCAGCAGTACAGCTACAGCTCCATGGGAGGCATGCTGGCCATCTGCGACGTGGCCGAGTACCGCAAAAGTGCCAAGGACTTCCGGGTGAGAGGTCACACCAGAGTTAGCATTACAGCTGTAGCAACAATTTACATCATAATATTAAGCGCTAGTAATGTTACCgagttaatgctagctagcatacTGGCTTGGGTTGGATGTCGTAAAAGTTCTGTGTATGATTGACTGTCTGTCCCTCAGGTTCCTTTGGTGCTGCAACTCTTTGACACGCTCCACGCCTTGTGTAACCTCCTGGTGGTCGCCCCCGACAACCTCAAACAGGTTTGCTCCGGCGAGCAGCTTACCAACCTGGACCGGAACCTTCTGCACGCCTTCGTCCAGCTGAGAGTGGACTACCGTCAGGCCAGACTGGGACGCCACTTCAGCTAATGGCCCCGGTCTATGGGTCACTGTCCAGCCctctgtccgtccatccatccatccatccatccaatcaCCAGGCCCTATGATTTCACAAGATTCACAATGGAAACAGAATTCAGCCAACCTGGATGTTAGTCTTTCATTCTCATCTGCAGTAGCACCTTTTGCTTGTTTGTCCGTCTTAGAGGCCAAGAAAGACCGCCGCCATTCACAGTTGGGCTACCTGCATTTTGCCCTTGATTTCTGCAATGCAAAGATACTGACTGAGCTCT contains:
- the exoc5 gene encoding exocyst complex component 5 isoform X3 encodes the protein MATTPQLFEEPFDADEYIERLAWRTPGGGSKGGAEAFDPKRLLEEFENHIEELKQLDEKIQRRVEKLEHQCHREAKEFAHKVQDLQRSNQVAFQHFQELDEHISYVATKVCHLGDQLEGVNTPRQRAVEAQRLMTYFNEFLDGDLRSDVFNNPEKIKEAADIIQKLHLIAQELPFDRFADVKAKIASKYHDLERQLVQEFTAAQRRGEIGRMREVAAVLLHFKGYAHCVDVYIKQCQEGAYMRSDVFEDTALLCQRVNKQVGEVFQNPETVMAKLIQNIFENKLQAHVKEKLDETRRSDIEQYLKNLYDLYTRTTALAAKLTEFNLGSDKHTFLSKLIKNIFSTYLESYIEMEKDYLRTRSAMILQRYYDSKNHQKRPLGGGSIQELKERIRQRTNLPLGPSIDTHGETFLSQEVVVNLLQETRHAFERCNRLSDPSDLPKNAFSIFLLLVEHLCVDHIDYALEIGLSAIPSADAKNANLYFLDVVQQANTIFHLFDKQFNDHLMPLISSSPKLTECLHKKKEVIEQMEVKLDTGIDRTLNCMVGQMKHILATEQKKTDFRPEDENNVMIQCTAACSKVCVYVSRQVERVRKSMDGKNVDTVLTELGVRFHRLIHEHLQQYSYSSMGGMLAICDVAEYRKSAKDFRVPLVLQLFDTLHALCNLLVVAPDNLKQVCSGEQLTNLDRNLLHAFVQLRVDYRQARLGRHFS
- the exoc5 gene encoding exocyst complex component 5 isoform X2 translates to MRNAVYSELSQHPNCYTEKIREYNAFPRIEEPFDADEYIERLAWRTPGGGSKGGAEAFDPKRLLEEFENHIEELKQLDEKIQRRVEKLEHQCHREAKEFAHKVQDLQRSNQVAFQHFQELDEHISYVATKVCHLGDQLEGVNTPRQRAVEAQRLMTYFNEFLDGDLRSDVFNNPEKIKEAADIIQKLHLIAQELPFDRFADVKAKIASKYHDLERQLVQEFTAAQRRGEIGRMREVAAVLLHFKGYAHCVDVYIKQCQEGAYMRSDVFEDTALLCQRVNKQVGEVFQNPETVMAKLIQNIFENKLQAHVKEKLDETRRSDIEQYLKNLYDLYTRTTALAAKLTEFNLGSDKHTFLSKLIKNIFSTYLESYIEMEKDYLRTRSAMILQRYYDSKNHQKRPLGGGSIQELKERIRQRTNLPLGPSIDTHGETFLSQEVVVNLLQETRHAFERCNRLSDPSDLPKNAFSIFLLLVEHLCVDHIDYALEIGLSAIPSADAKNANLYFLDVVQQANTIFHLFDKQFNDHLMPLISSSPKLTECLHKKKEVIEQMEVKLDTGIDRTLNCMVGQMKHILATEQKKTDFRPEDENNVMIQCTAACSKVCVYVSRQVERVRKSMDGKNVDTVLTELGVRFHRLIHEHLQQYSYSSMGGMLAICDVAEYRKSAKDFRVPLVLQLFDTLHALCNLLVVAPDNLKQVCSGEQLTNLDRNLLHAFVQLRVDYRQARLGRHFS
- the exoc5 gene encoding exocyst complex component 5 isoform X4, with protein sequence MTYFNEFLDGDLRSDVFNNPEKIKEAADIIQKLHLIAQELPFDRFADVKAKIASKYHDLERQLVQEFTAAQRRGEIGRMREVAAVLLHFKGYAHCVDVYIKQCQEGAYMRSDVFEDTALLCQRVNKQVGEVFQNPETVMAKLIQNIFENKLQAHVKEKLDETRRSDIEQYLKNLYDLYTRTTALAAKLTEFNLGSDKHTFLSKLIKNIFSTYLESYIEMEKDYLRTRSAMILQRYYDSKNHQKRPLGGGSIQELKERIRQRTNLPLGPSIDTHGETFLSQEVVVNLLQETRHAFERCNRLSDPSDLPKNAFSIFLLLVEHLCVDHIDYALEIGLSAIPSADAKNANLYFLDVVQQANTIFHLFDKQFNDHLMPLISSSPKLTECLHKKKEVIEQMEVKLDTGIDRTLNCMVGQMKHILATEQKKTDFRPEDENNVMIQCTAACSKVCVYVSRQVERVRKSMDGKNVDTVLTELGVRFHRLIHEHLQQYSYSSMGGMLAICDVAEYRKSAKDFRVPLVLQLFDTLHALCNLLVVAPDNLKQVCSGEQLTNLDRNLLHAFVQLRVDYRQARLGRHFS
- the exoc5 gene encoding exocyst complex component 5 isoform X1, encoding MRNAVYSELSQHPNCYTEKIREYNAFPRIEVSFPSHISRRLRGVLTNTGILSEPRPSAAEPFDADEYIERLAWRTPGGGSKGGAEAFDPKRLLEEFENHIEELKQLDEKIQRRVEKLEHQCHREAKEFAHKVQDLQRSNQVAFQHFQELDEHISYVATKVCHLGDQLEGVNTPRQRAVEAQRLMTYFNEFLDGDLRSDVFNNPEKIKEAADIIQKLHLIAQELPFDRFADVKAKIASKYHDLERQLVQEFTAAQRRGEIGRMREVAAVLLHFKGYAHCVDVYIKQCQEGAYMRSDVFEDTALLCQRVNKQVGEVFQNPETVMAKLIQNIFENKLQAHVKEKLDETRRSDIEQYLKNLYDLYTRTTALAAKLTEFNLGSDKHTFLSKLIKNIFSTYLESYIEMEKDYLRTRSAMILQRYYDSKNHQKRPLGGGSIQELKERIRQRTNLPLGPSIDTHGETFLSQEVVVNLLQETRHAFERCNRLSDPSDLPKNAFSIFLLLVEHLCVDHIDYALEIGLSAIPSADAKNANLYFLDVVQQANTIFHLFDKQFNDHLMPLISSSPKLTECLHKKKEVIEQMEVKLDTGIDRTLNCMVGQMKHILATEQKKTDFRPEDENNVMIQCTAACSKVCVYVSRQVERVRKSMDGKNVDTVLTELGVRFHRLIHEHLQQYSYSSMGGMLAICDVAEYRKSAKDFRVPLVLQLFDTLHALCNLLVVAPDNLKQVCSGEQLTNLDRNLLHAFVQLRVDYRQARLGRHFS